The uncultured Hyphomonas sp. genome includes a window with the following:
- a CDS encoding DUF2796 domain-containing protein yields MNSFRFWPVAAISAASLLTLAACGPASEPYEPTSPAQESELTEAADAVDIDRPLAPEAVAELEEANDHDEGHAGEPHEHGGGDLSISREDDFLTVNLDAPLANFGLSETKVPEGKKAEKLAEGIVEPIGPTTCEETERAINGRTNGTHGAITLSVVWRCKKIDRVEGMQVHVFELYPGFHHIDAIYLGPEGQQVAKELTPSDTEIDFD; encoded by the coding sequence ATGAATTCATTCCGTTTCTGGCCGGTTGCGGCCATTTCCGCTGCCAGCCTGCTGACACTTGCCGCCTGCGGCCCGGCCAGCGAGCCCTACGAGCCAACCTCACCTGCACAGGAATCCGAGCTGACTGAAGCTGCCGATGCGGTCGATATCGACAGGCCCCTTGCACCGGAGGCGGTTGCCGAACTCGAAGAGGCCAATGATCATGATGAAGGCCATGCCGGCGAACCGCACGAGCATGGCGGCGGAGATCTCTCGATCTCACGGGAAGACGATTTCCTGACGGTGAACCTCGATGCGCCACTCGCCAATTTCGGCCTTTCGGAAACCAAGGTGCCGGAAGGCAAAAAGGCCGAAAAACTCGCCGAAGGCATCGTTGAGCCGATCGGGCCGACGACCTGCGAAGAGACCGAGCGCGCCATCAACGGCCGCACCAACGGCACCCATGGCGCGATCACCCTGTCGGTTGTCTGGCGGTGCAAGAAGATCGACCGCGTCGAAGGGATGCAGGTGCATGTCTTCGAACTCTACCCGGGCTTCCATCATATCGACGCGATCTATCTTGGCCCAGAGGGCCAGCAGGTCGCGAAGGAACTCACTCCCAGCGACACAGAGATCGACTTCGACTGA
- a CDS encoding ABC transporter permease yields the protein MKALFALAWKSLLNRRASVLLTLLAVALSVALFLGVDKARTGAREGFGHTISGTDLIIGAPTGSVNLLLYSVFRMGNATAEISWPTYEKLAARDDIAWTVPISLGDSHRGFRVMGTNDSYFEHYKYGRDQSLRFAKGHKMDDLFDAVIGADVARELGYDIGTPLVLSHGIGKADFGSGHDNRPFRVAGILAPTGTPVDRTVIVSLEAITAIHVGWESGAKNPLADSITEDMIRSFNLTPKTITAVYAGLKRKGTILRTRREINTNKGEPLMAIMPGQALAELWSVTAMAERALLAVSIFVIAVGVVSILTSILTSLNERRREMSILRAVGARPGHIFGLLTLEAGLIGFLGALLGILIVHCLILIAGPIVMQRYGISLGGTGPGMTDLLTLLAVTSASLLAGAIPAWAAFRRSLADGLSVKM from the coding sequence ATGAAGGCCCTGTTTGCCCTCGCCTGGAAAAGCCTGCTGAACCGGCGGGCTTCTGTGTTGCTGACGCTGCTGGCCGTGGCGCTGTCTGTCGCCCTGTTCCTGGGCGTCGACAAGGCCCGGACGGGCGCGCGCGAAGGCTTCGGCCATACGATTTCCGGCACTGATCTGATCATCGGCGCGCCCACGGGCAGCGTGAACCTGCTGCTCTATTCGGTCTTCCGGATGGGCAATGCGACGGCCGAGATTTCCTGGCCAACCTATGAGAAACTGGCTGCGCGCGACGACATCGCCTGGACGGTGCCGATCTCCCTCGGCGACAGCCATCGCGGTTTCCGCGTGATGGGAACGAATGATTCCTATTTCGAGCACTACAAGTATGGCCGCGACCAGTCCCTGCGTTTTGCCAAGGGGCACAAGATGGACGATTTGTTCGATGCCGTGATCGGCGCCGACGTCGCCCGCGAACTTGGCTATGACATCGGCACGCCGCTGGTCCTGTCCCATGGTATTGGCAAGGCCGATTTCGGCTCCGGCCATGACAACCGGCCATTCCGCGTTGCCGGCATTCTTGCGCCGACCGGCACACCGGTCGACCGGACGGTGATCGTTTCCCTCGAAGCGATCACGGCCATCCATGTCGGTTGGGAAAGCGGCGCGAAGAACCCGCTGGCCGATTCGATCACCGAAGACATGATCCGCAGCTTCAATCTGACGCCCAAGACGATCACCGCCGTCTATGCCGGCCTCAAGCGCAAGGGCACGATCCTGCGCACCCGGCGGGAGATCAACACCAACAAGGGCGAACCGCTGATGGCCATCATGCCCGGCCAGGCGCTGGCCGAGCTGTGGAGTGTGACCGCCATGGCAGAGCGCGCCCTGCTGGCCGTGTCGATCTTCGTGATCGCAGTCGGTGTCGTCTCGATCCTGACGTCCATCCTGACCAGCCTGAACGAGCGGCGGCGGGAGATGTCCATCCTGCGGGCGGTCGGCGCCCGGCCGGGACATATTTTCGGCCTGCTGACGCTGGAGGCCGGACTGATCGGTTTTCTTGGCGCATTGCTCGGGATTTTAATCGTGCATTGCCTGATCCTGATCGCCGGGCCGATCGTGATGCAGCGTTATGGCATTTCCCTTGGTGGCACAGGTCCCGGCATGACAGACCTGCTGACCTTGCTGGCGGTCACCAGCGCTTCCCTGCTGGCCGGGGCCATCCCCGCCTGGGCCGCTTTCCGCAGATCGCTCGCTGACGGCCTGTCCGTGAAGATGTAG
- a CDS encoding ABC transporter ATP-binding protein: protein MQPETAGTDAIRIDKLRFAWPGHPLVLDIESFTLARGEKLFLRGPSGSGKSTLLGLIAGVLSPETGTIDVLGNDMAALSAAKRDRVRADHLGVIFQMFNLVPYLSVTGNVTLPLRFSPARRAKVGKDAEGEARRLLGRLGLTDTTLLDRRVSDLSVGQQQRVAAARALMGGPDIVIADEPTSALDTDARDKFIELLSEEAGRTGAALLFVSHDASLARQFDRAVDLSEINMAGVSA from the coding sequence ATGCAGCCTGAGACCGCCGGCACGGATGCCATACGGATAGACAAGCTTCGTTTTGCCTGGCCGGGGCATCCACTTGTTCTGGACATCGAGAGCTTTACCCTCGCCCGCGGCGAAAAATTGTTCCTGCGCGGACCATCCGGATCCGGAAAGTCTACCCTGCTTGGCCTGATCGCCGGTGTGCTGAGCCCCGAGACCGGCACGATCGACGTGCTGGGCAATGACATGGCGGCGCTCAGTGCCGCAAAGCGGGACCGCGTGCGGGCCGACCATCTCGGCGTCATCTTCCAGATGTTCAACCTGGTGCCATACCTCTCGGTCACCGGGAACGTCACGCTGCCGCTGCGCTTCTCCCCTGCCCGCCGCGCAAAGGTCGGCAAGGATGCCGAGGGCGAAGCCCGGCGCCTGCTGGGCCGTCTCGGCCTCACCGATACGACCCTGCTTGACCGCCGCGTCTCGGATCTTTCCGTCGGCCAGCAGCAGCGGGTCGCCGCCGCCCGCGCCCTGATGGGCGGGCCGGACATCGTGATCGCGGATGAGCCGACGTCTGCCCTCGACACGGATGCCCGCGACAAATTCATCGAACTCCTCAGCGAGGAAGCCGGGCGCACTGGCGCGGCGCTCCTCTTCGTCAGTCATGATGCCAGCCTTGCCCGCCAGTTCGACCGGGCGGTTGACCTTTCCGAGATCAATATGGCGGGAGTGAGCGCATGA
- a CDS encoding ZIP family metal transporter produces the protein MLNSLQAPLLFGLTAAFMTTLGLIAVSVRGDWSARYSGLFALAAGGMLVSLTLLHIAPEAFQLSRHTPVFLMVGFFGGLILHFGVGAAFPERSDRGRAAAITPLAAVAIHSLLDGMIYSVTFAASFSSGVYAAASLMLHEFPEGVIAFAILRRHSFSNRESFIWAFLASAVTTPLGVIVATPFMYGLTPDIIGSLFAVSAGLLLYVATGPLMEPLEEEPPMRSLLALSAGVGLAILMALLPLHSHEDAGGQVAPAPHDHFSHDHLPH, from the coding sequence ATGCTCAATTCGCTCCAGGCCCCTCTTCTGTTTGGCTTGACCGCCGCCTTCATGACCACGCTCGGCCTGATCGCGGTTTCGGTGCGCGGGGACTGGAGTGCGCGCTATTCCGGCCTGTTTGCGCTGGCGGCAGGGGGCATGCTGGTCAGCCTGACCTTGCTGCACATTGCGCCGGAGGCGTTTCAGCTCAGCCGGCATACGCCCGTCTTCCTCATGGTCGGCTTCTTCGGTGGCCTGATCCTGCATTTCGGAGTCGGCGCGGCTTTCCCGGAACGTTCCGACCGGGGGCGGGCTGCCGCGATCACACCGCTGGCGGCCGTCGCGATCCACTCCCTGCTGGACGGGATGATCTATTCGGTGACCTTCGCGGCGAGCTTCTCGTCCGGCGTTTATGCGGCCGCATCGCTGATGCTGCATGAGTTTCCCGAAGGCGTGATCGCCTTTGCCATTCTGCGCCGTCACAGTTTCTCGAACCGCGAATCCTTCATCTGGGCCTTCCTGGCCTCAGCCGTGACGACGCCGCTTGGCGTGATCGTGGCGACGCCCTTCATGTACGGCCTGACGCCGGACATTATCGGCAGCCTGTTCGCGGTCTCTGCCGGTCTCCTGCTTTATGTGGCGACCGGCCCGCTGATGGAGCCGCTGGAGGAGGAACCGCCGATGCGCAGCCTTCTGGCGCTCAGCGCCGGCGTGGGGCTCGCCATCCTCATGGCCCTGTTACCGCTGCACTCGCATGAGGATGCAGGCGGGCAGGTTGCTCCGGCCCCGCACGACCACTTTTCGCACGATCACCTGCCGCACTAG